One Mercurialis annua linkage group LG3, ddMerAnnu1.2, whole genome shotgun sequence DNA window includes the following coding sequences:
- the LOC126672257 gene encoding LOW QUALITY PROTEIN: peroxidase 31 (The sequence of the model RefSeq protein was modified relative to this genomic sequence to represent the inferred CDS: deleted 2 bases in 1 codon) has protein sequence RRVARGLISLSFVQTKNHHSSLSIQPHTPHRHCFFITSPPPLSFPISPPPPPPPPPSSLLLLLTLSSLAFLAESRLSYTYYDKTCPKFSQIMQETITNKQITNPTTAAGTLRIFFHDCILSGCDASILLTSTPFNSAERDADINLSLPGDAFDLITRAKTALELSCPNQVSCADILAVATRDLVTMMGGPYYNVLLGRKDYRISKSSAVEGNLPRPTMSMSEIIKIFTSKGFTIQELVALSGAHTIGFSHCKEFSSNVHNDTHYNPRFAQALQKACADYPKNPTLSVFNDIMTPSKFDNMYYQNLPKGLGILESDHGLYNDERTRPFVELYAKDQSRFFHDFAKAMEKLSVHGIKTGRRGEIRRSCSAIN, from the exons AGAAGAGTAGCGCGTGGACTTATTTCTCTCTCCTTTGTCCAAACAAAAAATCATCACTCTTCACTGTCTATTCAACCCCACACTCCTCACCGCCACTGCTTCTTTATTACCTCTCCACCACCACTCTCATTTCCAATATCTccgccaccaccaccaccgcctCCGCCA TCATCACTGCTCCTCCTCCTCACCCTCTCATCCCTCGCATTCCTCGCCGAATCACGCCTCTCCTACACCTACTACGACAAAACATGTCCGAAGTTCTCCCAAATCATGCAAGAAACCATCACAAACAAACAAATCACCAACCCAACAACCGCCGCCGGAACCCTCCGAATCTTCTTCCACGACTGCATCCTCTCCGGCTGCGACGCCTCCATCCTCCTCACCTCCACCCCCTTCAACTCCGCCGAGCGCGACGCCGACATCAACCTCTCCCTCCCCGGCGACGCCTTCGATCTCATCACCCGCGCCAAGACCGCCCTCGAACTCTCCTGCCCCAACCAAGTCTCCTGCGCCGACATCCTCGCCGTCGCCACCCGCGACCTCGTCACCATGATGGGCGGCCCCTACTACAACGTCCTCCTCGGCAGAAAAGATTACCGGATCTCCAAATCCTCCGCCGTCGAAGGAAATTTACCAAGACCCACCATGTCAATGTCCGAAATTATCAAGATTTTCACTTCCAAAGGCTTCACAATTCAAGAATTGGTGGCGCTAAGCGGCGCACACACCATCGGATTCTCTCATTGTAAAGAATTCAGCAGCAATGTGCATAATGATACGCATTATAATCCAAGATTTGCTCAAGCTTTGCAAAAAGCTTGCGCTGATTATCCCAAGAATCCAACTCTATCAGTTTTTAATGATATTATGACTCCCAGCAAATTTGATAATATGTATTATCAGAATTTGCCCAAGGGATTGGGTATTTTAGAGTCGGATCATGGGCTGTATAATGATGAAAGAACTCGGCCTTTCGTCGAATTATATGCTAAAGATCAGAGTAGATTCTTTCATGATTTTGCTAAGGCTATGGAGAAGCTGAGTGTTCACGGAATCAAGACTGGGAGAAGAGGTGAGATTAGACGGAGTTGCAGTGCTATCAATTGA